The DNA region TTGGCACTCACTTCAAACACGTAATCGCCGGCTTGCAGCGACGAAAAATCGAGCCGGCGGGTTCTCGTTTCCAGCCATGCCAAATTTTCGTTTAAGCGGTAGCGGTAAGTAATGTCGCTGGTGGTAAAATCCACAGCACTAAAAGTGAAAAGAATGGTATTGTTGCCTGTTTCGAAGGTGAAATTGCTTCTATTGATCGGCAGCCGCTCGTTATCTTTTATAATTGAAGTAACATATACTTTAGGCAAATTCCGGCTGATATTTTTGTTATTGTACTTGAACAAAATAAGCCCCTTATTGGTGGCAAAGTAAGCGGTGCTATCATCAATAAACAAACTGTTGATATCATCGCCTAGCAAATCTTTACCATAATCGAAATTGGCTACGCTTAAATCCTTTGGATAATCGGGAATCTTGTTCACACCCTTGTTCGTCAGCACCCAAATTTCGCTGTTTTTTAAAAAAAGCTTGGTGCAAATGTTATTTGTGAGGCCGTCTTTTTGGGTAATTTGCCTAACAATTTTATTGTCCTTATAAAAAATCAATCCATAACCGTCAGTCGCCAGAATTAAGGTGCCGTCGGCCAGCTGCTGTATATCGTTAATGCGCTTAGTTAGCAAGGGATGTTTTTCGAAATGTTTGATCAGTTTTCCATTGCGGAGCTGAGAAAGCCCGTAGATGTTTGAAAACCACAAATCGCCCGAACGATCGTAAAAAACATGGTAGGAGCGATCTTTAAAAAAGTCTTCTTTCTCGCGGTATTTGAGCGAATTAAATCCGAAATTGTCTAATCTATCAGAAAGAAAAACTACGCCAGATGAGAGGGCAAGCGCCAGGTTGTTGTTGTTTTGGCCGAGGCTGAAATGCTTGATTACGAACATGAAATCGTTCGACTCTTTTAAATATTCTACCTCATTTGTCGATTTGTAGATGTTTTTGAATACGCCCATCCCATAATCAGATGAAAAGTATATCGACTGGTTTTTTGGGTCGAAAGTGATCTGCTTAACGGTTTTGTACTTTTTAAAATCGTCGAGCCCAACCTCCTCAACTTCATAATTGTTAATCGTCAACACATCAATAACAGCGTCATCTGTACCGAGCCACAGTCGGTTTTTTCCATCTTTGGTAATGCTTTTAATGACATTGCTGCTGAGGCCCGATTCGGCATCAATAATAGACAGCCGGTTGTTCACATTCGGGAGCATAAAAATTCCAACGTTTGTGGCAAACCACATATTTTGTCGATTGTCTTTAATTACCTGATTAACGGAGATGTCTTGTAAATATTGAACCGTTTTTCCACTTTTGTTCAACGCAAAGGCACCGTTGGCATTGGCCAGCCAAACCTCTTTCGTTGTTGTGTCGTAATAGAAATAGCCCGACATATTCTTGATCAAATTTGGCGGTACGGATATCAAATCCTGAATGTTTCCGTTTTTAAACCGTTTTAAGCCGCCATTATCAAGGTATATCATCGACTTATCGACATGGTTATCTGCTGCCATAAAAGAAACCGGCTGAACCTTTGATTTGATGATGGAAAACGTTTTTCCGTCGAATTTTTGAACACTTAAATCGCTGTAGGCATAAATGTTGCCTTGTTCATCTTCGTGAATAAAGGCATTAATAAATTTGTCGTTCGGATTTGGTGATACATATTTTCTAATTGTGCGGCCATCCCATGATACGATTAGATTGGAGTTAGTTCCGAGCCAAATTCTCCCTGATTTATCCATCAGAAACGAAACAATAACGGTATTGAAACTTAGTTTTTTTAAAAGCTCGCTATTCTCCTGATTATAAAATTTACCGTCTTGCAGATAGCTCAACTGACCATTTAAAGCAAAAAACCAGATTCTGCCTGCTCTGTCTTCTTTCATGCGAAGAATCTGGGTGTCGGGCAGGCCGTCTTCGATGGTAAAATTCTGGAAATTTGTTCCGTCGAACCTGCTTATTCCGTTATCAGTAGAAATCCAGATAAACCCCTTTCTATCTTGTAAAATATAATAGCAGTTATTGCTTGCCAAGCCGTTTTTAGATGTGTAGTGGGGTAGGTACGTGGTTTGCGCAGTGGCCAATCGGGGGCTGACAAAAAGTGTTATTGCCGAAATAAAGAGGAAAAGAATCTTCTTTATGCCCGCTTCGAGTAAGCATTTTTCGATTAATCTTTTCGGGTTAGTGATCACCTGCCTTTGTAAATAACTTTATCTTCTCAAAAAAATCACTTGCTCTTCTTCGCGAGATATTGATGCTTTCGCCGTTCTTCAGGAAAACCTGAAGGCCATTTTTTGAGTTATACTCTTTCAAATGATTCAAATTAATGATGCTCGACTTATGAATCCTTACAAACTGATCTGTAGGGAGCAATTCTTCAAATTCTCTGAGCACTTTTGAAACAGTAATCTTTTCTTTATTGCTAAAGTGTACAACAGAATAGTTACTATCGGCCTCAATATAGATAATGTCATCAACATCGACCATTTTAAAGCCCTGTCCGTAGGGAAGTGTGAGTTTTTTAATCTCCGATCTTCCGCTCAAACTGCTTGCAAGGTTATTAATCCTTTCATCGATTTCATTCTGATTTTGGAAAAGCTTAATGTGTTGGGCTACTTTTTCAACGGCGGTTTTTAATTCATCAATATCAATGGGCTTTAACAGATAATCTAATGCATTCGCCTTAATGGCCTTTAAGGCATACTGATCGTAAGCGGTTGTAAAAATAACGGCGGCTTTGTGTTTTTGTGCATCGGGTATTAAATCGAAACCATTACCGCCGGGCATGGCTATGTCCAGAAAAATCAGATCGATGGGGTGATGGCTTAGTATATCTCTTGCTTCGGCTACAGATCGTGCTATGCCGGTAATTTCTACTTCGGGGCAGTTCTGCTGCAGCAAAAAAAACAAGGAAGATCTGGCAAACTCCTCATCATCAACAATAATGGCTTTTAATACATTCATGGCAATAGGTTGGTGAATGTATTAAAATAGCCCCATAAAAAAAAATGCAATGCAAAAAAACCGTTATCGAAATTGTCACGTATGTATCATCAAACGAATACTAAAACACTAAACATAGTTACTATGAAAAACAATGAACTAGAAACAAAAAGTAAACTTCAAGACGAAAGTTTATTAAACAGCACTGTGGGCAGGAGATCATTTCTGCAGTATGCCGGTGCAAGTGCAGCAGCTCTGGCCTTGGTTGCCGCAGGTTGTAGAAAAGACCGCAACTTTACAGACATGGATATGTCGGCAGGCGCAACGCTTGATTTTAAAGATGATTTCGGTGTGTTGAATTATGCGTACGCGTTGGAACAATTGGAAGCTGCGTTTTACGTAAAAGTTGCCTCTGCACCACCATCGTCTTTTACTACGGCTCAGAAAGCTTATTTTCAGGATATTCAATTCCACGAAATTGCGCACAGAGAGTTCTTTAAAAACGCATTGAGCACAGCGGCTATTGGAAGTTTAGAGGTTGATTTTTCTTCGATTGATTTTACCAGTGGAAGTAGCGTTTTAGCAGCAGCGATGGCTTTTGAAGATTTAGGTGTTGCAGCATATAACGGTGCAGGTGTACGCATTAAAACAACTGATTACCTGGTTTTAGCAGGCAAAATTGTTTCGGTTGAGGCACGCCATGCTGCTTATATCAGAGATATTATTTCTAACGGATCATTCGCAGATTTAAATTCACTTGCCCCGCTTGGTGCAAATAATGCCGGTGGTTTGGATGCAGCACTTACTCCTGATAAAGTTTTAGGCATCGCTGGAAAATACATCAAAACTAAAATTAACGTAATTAACCTTTAATCTTTAAAACTCAACAATCATGAATATCCTAAATATATTAGACGAAATAGAAAAAGTTGATGGTGAGATCTATGAAAGATTAAACCCGAGACGTAAGGCCATGAGAGATTTTTACAATATTGGTAAAAAAATCTCGTTGGCAGCATTGCCATTAGCGATGGGCTCAATGTTCCAAAAAGCATACGGACAAAGCAATCCAAGTTCGGTAACTGATGTTTTGAACTTCGCATTGGCATTAGAATACCTGGAGTGGAACTATTATAATCATGCATTAACACTTGCCAATGCTACTTATATTCCTGATGGTGCGCCTAGAGCTGCAATTACAACCATCCGTAACCACGAACGTGCGCACGTAGATTTGCTAAAAGGTGCTTTAAATATTACTGGTGCTGATGGTTACGTGTATGCTGACTTTGATTTTACAGCAAATGGCGGATTCGGCGATGTTAATACAAACTATCAAACATTTTTAAAAGTTGCTTTAGCTTTTGAAGATACTGGTGTTAGGGCTTATAAAGGTCAGGCGCCAATTTTAAAAGGTAACGCAGTGTTAACAACGGCATTGCAAATTCACTCGGTTGAGGCTCGCCATGCTTCACACATTCGTCAGATGGTTGCTGCCAACGTTACAGGCGCAGGATCGTTAAAACCGTGGATTGCTTATACAGCAAATGGAAACGATACTGGTGTTAGCGCTGTTGATGCGGTTTATGCAGGTGAACAAACTACAACCCAAGGACCGAATAATATCCAAATTACAGGAATTAACGGAACAGCGGTAACGCAAACTGCAGCTGCAGAATCGTTTGATGAATTTTTGACCGGATCGGCCGTTAAAACTATTGCCAACTTGTTTATCAAAGCTGGTAAGAAGTTAACATAAAAAATTACCCGAATTAGTGATTAGGTAATGTTTAGTTTAAGGTAGGGAGGTAGAACTTAGTTCTGCTTCCCTTTTTTTGTGGCAGGATGTTCAGGATTGAAGGATTTTGAGGATCGAGTGGCATAAAAACACCAGTCAATTTCAATTTGCTGTCATCCTGAGGGTTAATTTTTGGGCTAAATTCAATATGAGTGACGTTTATTATTCTTGCCGTCTTTCCCGCGCAGGCGGTCCCGTACGTACGGGATTAATGCTAAGTTAAGACCGCCTTTCTTTCGCTTTAGGATTCCCAATTAAATTGGGAATGACGACCGTTCAGAGTTGGTGTTTCATTATTTGGCTAGCATATAGGTTAAGTATATGTATCAGTTAAATAAAAAGAAACGTCAGTGGTAGTCCAACGCGTGTCCCGATGCTTCGGGGAAGAATTCCCAGGCTATGCAATATTAGCTTCAACAAAGCACAGGCCCCGTTGTTAGCATCGAATTTTACTTTTAAGGCAAAAAAAAAGCCCCCGCGTATAACGGAAGCTTGTTTGTTTAATCTAGTGCGGCACATTCACTCATTGAATCATTCACTCATTGAATCACTCACTCATTCAATTTAATAAGTAATTACCTGCTCTTCTAAATGTTCTGGCAGGTCTCTGTAGTTATACTTTTGTCCGCGAAGCTGCGGTTCAAATCCTGCGGCCCTTATCGATTGTTGAATGCCATTGGCGGTAAAACGATGTGGTGCGCCTGCGGCAGAAACTACGTTTTCTTCGATCATTATCGAACCGAAATCATTAGCACCTGCATGCAGACAAATCTGGGCGGTGGTTTTTCCAACGGTTAGCCAGCTTGCCTGAATATTTTTAATATTTGGTAACATAATCCTGCTCAGCGCAATCATTCTGATATATTCATCGGCGGTTACATTGTTACTGATGCCGCGAAGCCTCTTCAGCAGTGTTCCGTCATCTTGAAACGGCCACGGAATAAAGGCCAAAAATCCGTTTGCTCCTTCGGGCTTTTCGCTTTGTACCTCACGGATCCAAACCAAATGCTCAAAACGTTCTTCAATGGTTTCAACATGGCCGAACATCATGGTTGCCGAAGTGGTAATATCCAATTGATGACATGCCCGCATAACATCGAGCCATTCTTTGCCACCACACTTTCCCTTAGAAATTAATCGGCGAACGCGATCGTTTAAAATTTCGGCACCGGCGCCGGGCAAAGAGTCCATTCCGGCGGCTTTTAACGTGCTCAGCACTTCTGTGTGGCTAATGCCCTCTAACTTCGCTACGTGGGCAATTTCTGGCGGACCAAGCGCATGCAGTTTTAAATCGGGATAAAGCTCTTTAAGTTTCCTGAATAAATCGGCATAGAAAGCCAGGCCCAAATCGGGATGGTGGCCGCCTTGCAGCAGTAACTGATCGCCCCCTAAGCGAAACGTTTCCTCAATTTTAACCTTATAAGTTTCAATATCGGTAATGTAACTTTCATCGTGGCCGGGGCGACGGAAGAAATTGCAGAATTTACAGTTGGCGATACATACATTGGTGGTATTTACGTTCCTGTCGATTTGCCAGGTCACTTTACCACTCGGAACCTGAATTTTCCTCAACTCGTTGGCAACAAACATCAGCGATGCTGTATCGGCATGATGATATAAATGCACCCCTTCTTCGAGGCTTAAAAAGTCGAAGTGTAAGGCCCGTTGTAGTAAATCGGCTGTATTCATAATGCAAAGATAGGCAAAAGTCCGTCGTCTGAAAGTCAGAAAGTCCGCAGTCCGAGGTCGGAAAGTCCGAAGTCGGAAAGACCAAAGCAAAATGCCGGGTATTTCTCTCGTAGCGAAACTGGATAGGAGCGTGCCGACTTGTGCAAATTTTCATCGTTAAGCAATCTCTACTTCTTTCAGCTTCCGGATACGTGATACTCAAATCTTGATACTTCTAGCTGGATACTAAACGAAACTAATCTTTTGACATACCTTCAACCGTCCGCCTTCAACCTTCATCCCTTTTTATATATCTTTACGATTCTAAAAATTATTATGGTAGATTTTAAACGTTTCACACTGTCTAATGGATTAAAAGTTCTGGTGCACGAAGATGCAACAACGCCAATGGCAGTTTTAAATATTTTATATGATGTGGGTGCTCGCGATGAGGACCCCGAAAAAACAGGCTTTGCTCATCTGTTCGAACATTTAATGTTTGGCGGTTCTGTAAATATTCCAAATTACGATGAGCCCTTACAAAGAGTAGGAGGCGAAAACAATGCTTTTACGAGTAACGACATTACCAATTATTATATTACGCTGCCTGCTGAAAACATCGAAACTGCATTTTGGCTGGAAAGCGACCGGATGTTGAGCCTGGCTTTTTCTGAAAAGAGCTTAGATACGCAGCGCAATGTAGTGAGCGAAGAGTTTAAGCAACGCTACCTGAACCAGCCTTATGGCGATGTTTGGCTAAAGTTGAGGCCCTTAGCTTACAAAAAGCACCCATACCGCTGGGCAACCATTGGTAAGGAACTTTCGCATATCGAAAACGCTACGATGGATGATGTAAAGGCATTTTTCAAAAAGCATTATACGCCTCAAAACGCAATAATGGTAGTTGGCGGAAACGTCAAGTTGGAAGAGGTGAAAAAACTGGCCGAAAAATGGTTTGCACCAATCCCCGCCGGTGATAAATATGTGAGAAATCTGGTTCAGGAGGAACCACAAACAGAAGCCAGAACGGCCACAATTAAAGCAAATGTGCCATTAAACGCGATTTATATCGCCTTTAAAATGCCGGAGCGATTGAGCAAAGATTATTATGCGTTCGATTTACTTTCTGATATCCTTTCTCGAGGCCAATCATCGCGTTTGTATCACCGATTGCTTAAAGAACAACAGCTTTTTAGCGATATTAATGCCTACATTTCGAGCAGTCTCGATCCCGGGCTTTTTATTGTTGAGGGAAAATTAATTGAAGGCGTCACTGTAGAAACTGCCGAAAAAGCAATTTGGGAAGAATTGAATAAATTAAAGACTGAATTGGTTTCTGAGCTGGAGCTTACAAAGGTAAAAAACAAAGTGGAGTCGGTTTTGGTGTTCTCAGAAATGAACCTGCTCGATAAAGCGATGAATCTTGCTTATTACGAACTGCTTGGCGATGCAAGTTTACTGAATCAGGAAACGGAAGAGTTTCTTAAAGTAACGCCCGATGACATTCAACGAATTTCGAACGAAACCTTTAACAAAAACGCCTCGTCAACCTTATATTACTTAACTGAAGAAAATGCTTAACAGAACACTGGCGCCTGATTTTAAACAGGTATCGACTATAAATTTTATTCATCCGCAGAAGCGCGAACTGTCTAACGGCGTTCCCGTTTTCACTATTTACTCTCGTGAACAGGATTTAGTGCGAATTGAATTTATTTTTAATAACGTAAACTGGAACTTAGAGAAGCCTTTACAGGCCATTGCCGTAAGTTCGATGCTAAATAACGGAACCAGAAAATTATCCTCGAAGGAAATTGCCGAAAGGATTGATTTTTACGGGGCATTTTTTCAGACCGAATACCTGCAAGATCAATCGAGTGTAACGCTTTATACGTTAAATAAGCATTTGCCTTTCGTTTTGCCTATTGTAAAGGATATTTTGTCTGATAGCCAGTTTCCGCAATACGAATTGGATATTTACATTCAAAATCAGAAGCAAAAGCTGCAGGTAAATCTACAAAAGAACGATGTGCTTTCGAGGAAGGCGTTTGCAAATGCCTTGTTTGGGAACACTGCTTATGGTGTGGACATTCAAGAGCGGCATTACGACGCCCTGAAACGCGACGATTTAATTGAATATTTTAACGAGGCTTATACCGCCAACAACTGCACCATTATTGTTTCGGGAAAGTTTGACGATGAAAGTCTCGAGCTTTTAAATGAGCAATTTGGTAAGGATTGGCGTGAGGGAAATGCCGTAAAAAACAAGTTCGCTTTTGCGGATACCCAAAAACAAGTTATTTATAACGAAAGGCCCGAAGCCATTCAGTCGGCCGTTAGAATGGGCAAAATTGCCGTTAACAGAAAACATCCCGATTTTCCGGGTTTGCAGATTTTGAATACGGTATTAGGCGGCTATTTTGGTTCGCGATTAATGAATAATATCCGCGAAGATAAGGGCTATACTTATGGCATCGGATCGGGTATTTCATCATTGCATGATGCGGGTTATTTTTTCATTGCTACCGAAGTGGGTACTGATGTTTGTGCCGATACCTTAACAGAAATTTACAAGGAAATTGACATCCTTAAAAACGAACTGGTAGAGGATGAGGAGCTCGATTTGGTACGGAATTACATGCTCGGGTCGATGCTTGGCAGCCTCGAAAATGTGTTTTCGCATGCCGATAAATTTAAAAACATTTATTTTGCGGGTTTAGACTACGATTATTACACCAATTATATCGAAAAGGTAAAAACCATTACCGCCGACGAACTTAAGGCTTTGGCGAATAAATATTTTACTACCGACGATTTTGTAGAGGTGGTAATCGGGAAGAAGTAGGATGAGAGTTACTATTAACCTGAGTTCGATTAATAACGTCTTTTTTAGGTTATATCTGCTATTAAACGTGACCTGTCGTCATCGTCAGCTTGACTGGGGATCTTAATGCAAAAGGGGGTATCACAACGCTTTAGTCCCGATAATCGGGACCGCCTGCGCTAGAATGACGTGGTGGCTTGGTAATGGGCTTAAGGTTGCTCCTTCAGCGGAAATAATAATCGAACTCAGGTTATTAGAGTTACTAACTTTAAAAAGTTGGTAACTCTATATTTAACAGAAGAAATGGGCTTGTGATGGCGTAAAGCAATTTCTGTAAAACAATTATACTAGAAGGATTGCTTCGACTCGCTCGTATCCCGTCTCGCAATGACGACTCTGCCTATTAATGCATAAATGTTAATTAGAATTCAGGATGCTGAACTTGGCACTAAACCTGCTTTTTTTCCAAAACTCTTATTAGCTGTAGCTTTTTTTATTGCATCCGGGTTTGTGCTTCAATCTGTTCGTTATACCAAAATTTTTGAGTGGTAAAATCTAAAGGCCAATCTTGTTGTGCTTTTGCTTTTATTGAATTATTTTCAATAGTAAGCATATATTCGTAAGCATCAATTTGTTCGTTTACCCAAAATTCTTGAGTAGTAAAATCATTCGGCCAATCTCTTTTTGCTTTTGCTTTTAATTTTTCAATTATTGCTTCTTTTTTTGTATCGGCTTTATCTTGTTCTCCATCAGCAACCGTTTCAGTTTGTGTTGTATTTGATTGTTCAGTTTCAATCACATTTTGGGTTTGAGTTGAAGTTGCAGAAGTTTCATCTTTACCGCCTAAATTTACAATCACAATCAAAGCAATAATTACAGTTACTCCAATCTTCCAGCCTTTCGAAATTGATGAGTTTTTCCAAAGTGCGTAAAGTCCAACCGGGAAAAAGATTATACATAAAATTACAACCAACCAAGTTCTTTCGTACCAAGCATTAGAATTTGGATTGTTTTTTCTGTAGAATTTAAAGTTATAGTTGATTGATAATTATTTGTTTGTTTTATTTCGGAAGTATTTATTTCACTTTCAGAAGACAATATTTGCGAAGTGCTAGAAAGAATATTTTCAATATTTTTCCTGTTTTTCCCCATATCGAATGCTCCTCCAAACATGATTCCTGTTTTTGGTGAAGAAGTAATTTGAACTTTTGTCCTGTTCTCGGAAATTTCAGATAATTGAATTGGAATATTTTCACCCCAACTATACAAACTAACCCCTGCTTTTACTACAAATCTACCTTGTAATTTATCTGCGTTTTCAATTTTCAATCCCTTAATTGAAGGAATTGCTCTTCTCATTGCCTCGAAGACTCTGTCTTTCGACATTGGAAATTCACTTTCACCATTGTGGTCTAAAAATGCCATAGTTTATTATTTATTTTAATTTTAATTATACATAGTTTGCAATAACGAATTTTACGGTTTTCAGTAATTAGAAAAAATATCTTGGTCTTTTTACGTTTTTCGAGCGATAAAGTTACAGCTAGCTCTAAAATAGACACAACAATTCATTTCAAACGCTTATAAACCTTAACGAATAAGAGAGTCGAATATCTAACTAAATCCTCGCCTGTATAAGCCCAAATCTTCCGTTTGTGCCTTTGCTCATTTAGGCTTCTTTAATCCACCACTACAACGTTTTCGCCAAAACCGCCTTTTGCTTATCAGCCTGATAAATTTTTTTAATAAAATCCACGTAGTCATTGTATTTCGCTGGCGGATATTTTTGATTACTCATGATTTGCGTCCGCGTGTACACAATTGTATTATCCTTGGCTGCAAACTTTGCGGTGTAGGTGCCAAATTCAGAAGTGATGGTTACATCTTGTGGAATAAATTCAACTTTGTAGCCAGTTGGTAGTGTATAAATAATCTCGTCTTCATCGTTATAACTGAACGGAACCGAGAAATATGTTTTCCTATCTTCCACCTTTAAGGGCACATGCTCTTTTCTATTGATCTGATTGACTACCAAAAACAGCTTATCGCCGCCCTTAGTCAAGAGTTTATTTGTTTTAAAACTGAGTTCTTCGGTAAGAACCGGCAAACTTTTATCTGGCTGAGTGTATTTGATGTTGATTAACTCATTAACAGGTATGGGGCTTCCTTCAATAATGCGCTTGCGGAGTGTAACAGGTTCGAGCAAGGTATTGTCAAAATTATCTTCAAATTGCGCATTGCCGTATACCGATTCTAATTTCAACAGGCCAGTTCCGTCTTCGTTCAAATCAATTTTTGTTTTCCTAATTTGATAGTTGTCTTTTGCGGTGTAAACAGGCGTATGTACAATTTTTCCACCATCTTCCGTAATCATTAAAACATCCCTGTCAGAATTGCTGTTGCCAATAAATCCCATCGGCTTGTACTGGCTTGTACACTCTAAAAAGGTGGTATCATTAGTCAGCGGTACACACAAAATCATGTGGTTGGCCTGGCCCATGCTTGAGTATTCTCTATTCAAACTCGGCATGTCGTTTCCAATTACAATCAGGTTCGATTTTATTCCTGCTTCCGAAAGCAGCGCCTTCATGTAATTCGAAAGCGCTTTGCAATCGCCGTAATTAACCTGAGCAACTTTCTCGGCCAGTATGGGCCTAAAGCCGCCAATTCCTAATTGAACACTCACATACCGGGTATTTTGTTGCAAATGATTGTACAATGCCCGAATTTTTTCTTTCGGTGTTTTGGCATCTTTAATTAAGTTTTGAACCAGTTGTTTGGTAGCATCGGGCAGCTTCTCACCACCTTTGTTCAAGTCGTAAATCCAGGCACCAAAGCTTTTCCAATTGTTGAAATTGCCGGTAGAGCCATCGTATTCAAACTGATCTGGCGAAGCCTTAACCCACGATGAAATTTTGTCGATACCGGTAGCTAATGGCTCGTAAACTAAGGCCGGTTTATTTGCACTTGCCCACTTGTATTGCACTTTATCATCTGCGGTGACGGAATCGGTTTTTAGGCCTTTTGATGTAAGATACCGCAATTGATAATTTTTGTCTTTTTGAATGGTATAAGACGATTTCTCAACCGAAACGTTGTAGCCCTTAAAATCTCTCCACGATGGAAAGTATAAAAGACCCTTAAAATCTTGTTTGTAACTATATTCGATGGTGTAGGGGTAATTAACACTCACAAATTTTAATCGCTTAACCCGGTTGTCATCAAATATAGAAAAATCCGAAAGGAGGCTTTGATCCTTAATTTCAGAAGATCGGTAATCTTTTACCTTTTTGCCACTAGCATCGTACAAGGTAGCTTTGATGCTATAAATGTTCGAAAATTTATCGTACACCTCGTTCATTTCAGCAAAGTCATCGCCTGCTTTGTTTAGTATTGTAATCGCTATTTTATATTCAAACTGTCCGGCACCCAAATTCTTGATGTCGAAAAATTGTTCTTCATTCCGTACCACCGCAATTGCATCCTTTTTTAAGTTGGCAGGAATTTTTGCAACATGATAGGCGCCCTGGCAGGCAGCGGCAACACCATAAAGGGATAGCGCTAAACTCAATAAACACTTTGTCATGCTTTCTTTTTAAATACAATTTGTTCTGCCTGTCTCTCTACAATAGCTTTAAATAGCGCTTGTAAATCGAAGTATTCTTCCGGTGTATAAAACGACTTATTAATGTTAATTATGCTTTTCACCATTAAGACTTTTCCCTGTGCAACGAAGTTAATGCTGAACGCTCCCTTATCATCTGGCAACTTATAAATGCCGCCCTTGGGCAACTTTTCAACCTCATATTCCTCCGGAAAATTTAAAGTAATCCTGAATGTCTCCCGAAAAGGATAGGCAAAATCAACCGGAAATTTGCGCTTGTCTTGCTTAAATAGGTTTTCCTTTGTCCGCTCGAAAAGGAGCGGGGTGAAATAAACCAGATTTCCAGCTTCTTCAACGTTGTCTTCGATAACAACGTTGATCGATTCCGTCAGGAGATTATCAAGACTATCAAGATTTAAAATCTCATACTTCAAAACTTCCAGTCCCGTCTTGTCTGTTTTGAAACCTTTAACAAATTCATCCTCATTATTCGTGTTTCTGTATCGGTTCCTCAATCGCAATGCAGAATATCCTTTCGAATACTGATTAATTACACCAGTGAGTTTATTATCGGTGCCTAGCGTAAAATTGTAAGCGTATATTTTTTCGTCTATAGCCTCGGGCTCTAACGAAATCCATCTGCCGTTTTTGTTTTTTAAGTCTACATAAAAACCCTGGTGACTGAGGTTTTCATAATCCAACATGCCAACAGGCAGATCGATATTCGTCGCATCTAAAAAGTAGGTTTTTCCAGCAATTTG from Pedobacter endophyticus includes:
- a CDS encoding M16 family metallopeptidase; translation: MVDFKRFTLSNGLKVLVHEDATTPMAVLNILYDVGARDEDPEKTGFAHLFEHLMFGGSVNIPNYDEPLQRVGGENNAFTSNDITNYYITLPAENIETAFWLESDRMLSLAFSEKSLDTQRNVVSEEFKQRYLNQPYGDVWLKLRPLAYKKHPYRWATIGKELSHIENATMDDVKAFFKKHYTPQNAIMVVGGNVKLEEVKKLAEKWFAPIPAGDKYVRNLVQEEPQTEARTATIKANVPLNAIYIAFKMPERLSKDYYAFDLLSDILSRGQSSRLYHRLLKEQQLFSDINAYISSSLDPGLFIVEGKLIEGVTVETAEKAIWEELNKLKTELVSELELTKVKNKVESVLVFSEMNLLDKAMNLAYYELLGDASLLNQETEEFLKVTPDDIQRISNETFNKNASSTLYYLTEENA
- a CDS encoding M16 family metallopeptidase, producing the protein MLNRTLAPDFKQVSTINFIHPQKRELSNGVPVFTIYSREQDLVRIEFIFNNVNWNLEKPLQAIAVSSMLNNGTRKLSSKEIAERIDFYGAFFQTEYLQDQSSVTLYTLNKHLPFVLPIVKDILSDSQFPQYELDIYIQNQKQKLQVNLQKNDVLSRKAFANALFGNTAYGVDIQERHYDALKRDDLIEYFNEAYTANNCTIIVSGKFDDESLELLNEQFGKDWREGNAVKNKFAFADTQKQVIYNERPEAIQSAVRMGKIAVNRKHPDFPGLQILNTVLGGYFGSRLMNNIREDKGYTYGIGSGISSLHDAGYFFIATEVGTDVCADTLTEIYKEIDILKNELVEDEELDLVRNYMLGSMLGSLENVFSHADKFKNIYFAGLDYDYYTNYIEKVKTITADELKALANKYFTTDDFVEVVIGKK
- a CDS encoding DUF3857 domain-containing protein, coding for MTKCLLSLALSLYGVAAACQGAYHVAKIPANLKKDAIAVVRNEEQFFDIKNLGAGQFEYKIAITILNKAGDDFAEMNEVYDKFSNIYSIKATLYDASGKKVKDYRSSEIKDQSLLSDFSIFDDNRVKRLKFVSVNYPYTIEYSYKQDFKGLLYFPSWRDFKGYNVSVEKSSYTIQKDKNYQLRYLTSKGLKTDSVTADDKVQYKWASANKPALVYEPLATGIDKISSWVKASPDQFEYDGSTGNFNNWKSFGAWIYDLNKGGEKLPDATKQLVQNLIKDAKTPKEKIRALYNHLQQNTRYVSVQLGIGGFRPILAEKVAQVNYGDCKALSNYMKALLSEAGIKSNLIVIGNDMPSLNREYSSMGQANHMILCVPLTNDTTFLECTSQYKPMGFIGNSNSDRDVLMITEDGGKIVHTPVYTAKDNYQIRKTKIDLNEDGTGLLKLESVYGNAQFEDNFDNTLLEPVTLRKRIIEGSPIPVNELINIKYTQPDKSLPVLTEELSFKTNKLLTKGGDKLFLVVNQINRKEHVPLKVEDRKTYFSVPFSYNDEDEIIYTLPTGYKVEFIPQDVTITSEFGTYTAKFAAKDNTIVYTRTQIMSNQKYPPAKYNDYVDFIKKIYQADKQKAVLAKTL